A single genomic interval of Prionailurus viverrinus isolate Anna chromosome A2, UM_Priviv_1.0, whole genome shotgun sequence harbors:
- the BRPF1 gene encoding peregrin isoform X5: MGVDFDVKTFCHNLRATKPPYECPVETCRKVYKSYSGIEYHLYHYDHDNPPPPQQTPLRKHKKKGRQSRPANKQSPSPSEVSQSPGREVMSYAQAQRMVEVDLHGRVHRISIFDNLDVVSEDEEAPEEAPETGSNKENTETPAATPKSGKHKNKEKRKDSNHHHHHNASVSTTPKLPEVVYRELEQDTPDAPPRPTSYYRYIEKSAEELDEEVEYDMDEEDYIWLDIMNERRKTEGVSPIPQEIFEYLMDRLEKESYFESHNKGDPNALVDEDAVCCICNDGECQNSNVILFCDMCNLAVHQECYGVPYIPEGQWLCRRCLQSPSRAVDCALCPNKGGAFKQTDDGRWAHVVCALWIPEVCFANTVFLEPIDSIEHIPPARWKLTCYICKQRGSGACIQCHKANCYTAFHVTCAQQAGLYMKMEPVRETGANGTSFSVRKTAYCDIHTPPGSARRLPALSHSEGEEDEDEEEDEGKSWSSEKVKKAKAKSRIKMKKARKILAEKRAAAPVVSVPCIPPHRLSKITNRLTIQRKSQFMQRLHSYWTLKRQSRNGVPLLRRLQTHLQSQRNCDQVGRDSEDKNWALKEQLKSWQRLRHDLERARLLVELIRKREKLKRETIKVQQIAMEMQLTPFLILLRKTLEQLQEKDTGNIFSEPVPLSEVTELDEVPDYLDHIKKPMDFFTMKQNLEAYRYLNFDDFEEDFNLIVSNCLKYNAKDTIFYRAAVRLREQGGAVLRQARRQAEKMGIDFETGMHIPHSLAGDEAPQHTEDAAEEERLILLENQKHLPVEEQLKLLLERLDEVNASKQSVSRSRRAKMIKKEMTALRRKLAHQRETGRDGPERHGPSSRGSLTPHPAACDKDGQTDSAAEESSSQETTKGLGPNMSSTPAHEVGRRTSVLFSKKNPKTAGPPKRPGRPPKNRESQMTPSHGGSPVGPPQLPIMGSLRQRKRGRSPRPSSSSDSDSDKSTEDPPMDLPANGFSGGNQPVKKSFLVYRNDCSLPRSSSDSESSSSSSSSAASDRTSTTPSKQGRGKPSFSRGTFPEDSSEDTSGTENEAYSVGTGRGVGHSMVRKSLGRGAGWLSEDEDSPLDALDLVWAKCRGYPSYPALIIDPKMPREGMFHHGVPIPVPPLEVLKLGEQMTQEAREHLYLVLFFDNKRTWQWLPRTKLVPLGVNQDLDKEKMLEGRKSNIRKSVQIAYHRALQHRSKVQGEQSSETSDSD, encoded by the exons ATGGGGGTGGACTTTGATGTGAAGACTTTCTGCCACAACTTGCGGGCAACTAAGCCACCATATGAGTGCCCCGTGGAGACCTGCCGTAAGGTCTACAAGAGTTACAGTGGTATTGAGTACCACCTATATCACTATGACCACGACAACCCACCACCCCCGCAGCAGACTCCACTCCGCAAGCACAAAAAGAAGGGGCGCCAATCACGCCCAGCCAACAAGCAGTCGCCCAGCCCCTCAGAGGTATCCCAGTCACCCGGCCGTGAGGTGATGAGCTACGCGCAGGCCCAGCGCATGGTGGAGGTGGACCTGCACGGCCGAGTCCACCGCATCAGCATCTTTGACAACCTGGATGTGGTGTCAGAGGATGAGGAGGCCCCTGAGGAGGCTCCTGAGACTGGTAGCAACAAGGAGAACACCGAGACACCAGCTGCTACTCCCAAGTCAGGCAAGCATAAGAACAAGGAAAAGCGCAAGGACtccaaccatcaccaccaccataaTGCTTCTGTGAGCACCACTCCCAAGCTGCCAGAGGTGGTATACCGGGAGTTGGAGCAGGACACCCCCGATGCCCCACCCCGGCCGACTTCCTATTACCG GTACATTGAGAAGTCGGCAGAGGAGCTGGACGAGGAAGTAGAGTATGACATGGACGAGGAGGACTACATCTGGCTGGATATCATGAACGAGCGGCGGAAGACAGAGGGTGTGAGTCCCATCCCGCAGGAGATCTTTGAGTACCTAATGGACCGACTGGAGAAGGAGTCCTACTTTGAAAGCCACAATAAAGGTGACCCCAATGCACTAGTGGATGAGGATGCTGTGTGCTGTATCTGCAATGATGGTGAGTGCCAGAACAGCAATGTCATCCTATTCTGTGACATGTGCAACCTGGCTGTGCACCAAGAGTGCTACGGTGTCCCCTACATCCCTGAGGGCCAGTGGCTGTGCCGCCGCTGCCTACAGTCACCCTCCCGGGCTGTGGACTGTGCCCTGTGCCCCAACAAGGGTGGTGCCTTCAAGCAGACAGATGACGGGCGCTGGGCCCATGTGGTGTGTGCCCTGTGGATCCCTGAAGTCTGCTTTGCCAACACAGTCTTCCTGGAGCCTATCGACAGCATCGAGCACATCCCACCAGCTCGCTGGAAGCTGACCTGCTATATTTGCAAACAGCGGGGCTCAGGGGCATGCATTCAGTGCCACAAGGCCAACTGCTACACAGCCTTCCACGTGACATGTGCCCAGCAGGCTGGCCTTTACATGAAGATGGAGCCTGTGCGAGAGACAGGTGCCAATGGCACTTCTTTCAGCGTCCGCAAGACGGCCTACTGTGACATCCACACACCCCCAGGTTCAGCACGCCGCTTGCCTGCCCTGTCCCACAGTGAGGGTGAggaggatgaggatgaggaggaggatgagggtAAGAGTTGGAGCTCAGAGAAGGTCAAGAAGGCCAAGGCCAAGTCCCGGATCAAGATGAAGAAGGCACGGAAGATCCTGGCAGAGAAACGGGCCGCAGCACCTGTGGTGTCGGTGCCCTGCATCCCACCACACAG GCTCAGTAAAATCACCAACCGCCTGACCATCCAAAGGAAGAGCCAGTTCATGCAGAGGCTACACAGCTACTGGACGCTGAAACGACAGTCACGAAATGGAGTCCCGCTGCTACGTCGCCTGCAGACACATCTGCAGTCTCAGAGGAATTGTGACCAAGTCGGG AGAGATTCTGAGGATAAGAACTGGGCCCTCAAAGAACAGCTCAAGTCCTGGCAGCGCCTCCGGCACGACCTGGAGCGAGCTCGGCTGCTGGTGGAGCTGATCCGCAAGCGGGAGAAACTCAAAAGGGAGACG ATCAAGGTCCAGCAGATCGCCATGGAGATGCAGCTGACCCCCTTCCTCATCCTCCTTCGCAAAACCTTGGAGCAGCTCCAAGAAAAGGACACAGGCAACATCTTCAGCGAGCCGGTCCCTCTGTCTGAGGTAACCGAATTGGACGAA GTACCTGACTACCTAGACCACATCAAAAAGCCCATGGACTTTTTCACCATGAAGCAGAACTTGGAGGCTTACCGCTACCTGAACTTTGATGATTTTGAGGAGGACTTCAACCTTATCGTCAGCAACTGCCTCAAGTATAACGCCAAGGACACCATCTTCTACCGGGCAGCAGTGCGGCTCCGAGAACAGGGTGGCGCTGTGCTCCGCCAGGCCCGGCGCCAGGCAGAAAAAATGGGCATTGACTTTGAGACGGGCATGCATATCCCCCACAGCCTGGCTGGAGATGAGGCCCCACAGCACACTGAAGATG CAGCAGAGGAAGAGCGGCTGATCCTGCTAGAGAACCAGAAGCACCTGCCAGTGGAAGAGCAGCTGAAGTTGTTGCTGGAGCGGCTGGATGAGGTGAATGCCAGCAAGCAGAGTGTGAGTCGTTCACGGCGTGCAAAGATGATCAAGAAAGAGATGACGGCACTGCGGCGGAAGCTTGCCCACCAGCGGGAAACTGGAAGGGATGGGCCTGAGCGTCATGGCCCCTCCAGCCGGGGCAGCCTGACACCCCACCCGGCAGCATGTGACAAGGACGGGCAGACAGACAGTGCCGCCGAAGAGAGCAGCAGCCAGGAGACAACCAAAG gCCTGGGTCCCAACATGTCCTCAACCCCCGCACATGAGGTGGGCAGGAGAACCTCAGTTCTGTTCTCCAAAAAGAACCCGAAGACAGCTGGACCGCCCAAGAGGCCGGGCCGGCCCCCCAAAAACCGGGAGAGCCAGATGACCCCCAGCCACGGAGGCAGTCCTGTGGGGCCCCCCCAGCTCCCCATCATGGGCTCCCTACGTCAGCGCAAGCGGGGTAGGAGCCCCCGGCCCAGTTCGAGCTCAGACAGCGACAGTGATAAATCCACAGAAGACCCCCCAATGG ACTTACCAGCTAATGGCTTCAGCGGTGGAAATCAGCCAGTGAAGAAGAGTTTCTTGGTATATCGTAATGACTGCAGCCTTCCCCGGAGCAGCTCCGACTCTGAGTCtagcagcagtagcagcagcagcgcTGCCTCAGACCGAACCAG CACAACACCCTCAAAACAGGGCCGGGGCAAGCCCTCCTTCTCTCGGGGCACATTCCCGGAAGACAGCAGTGAAGATACCTCAGGCACTGAGAACGAGGCCTACTCCGTGGGCACTGGCCGCGGCGTGGGCCACAGCA TGGTAAGGAAGAGTCTGGGACGGGGAGCTGGCTGGCTGTCAGAAGATGAGGACTCCCCACTGGATGCTCTGGACCTGGTGTGGGCCAAATGCCGAGGGTATCCATCATACCCAGCTCTG ATAATTGATCCAAAGATGCCCCGGGAAGGTATGTTCCATCATGGGGTTCCTATCCCTGTGCCCCCCCTGGAGGTGCTGAAACTTGGGGAACAGATGACCCAGGAAGCCCGAGAGCATCTCTACCTCGTCCTCTTCTTTGACAACAAGCGAACCTG GCAGTGGCTGCCAAGGACTAAGCTGGTTCCTCTGGGCGTGAACCAGGACCTCGACAAGGAAAAGATGCTGGAGGGCCGCAAATCCAACATCCGCAAATCAGTGCAGATTGCTTACCACCGGGCTCTGCAGCACCGCAGCAAGGTGCAGGGCGAGCAGAGCAGCGAGACCAGTGATAGTGACTGA